One window of the Runella slithyformis DSM 19594 genome contains the following:
- a CDS encoding NAD-dependent epimerase/dehydratase family protein, which translates to MQKIVVTGASGFLGGCLLKYLTENKGFGEVVGTGRRTERKSEFERLSCRYQAGDLLDVDFCNSLLTGADAVVHCAALSAPWGKREEFVKANSTATLNLLNAARKAGVKTFVFISTPSIYYTSRHRFNVSESEPLPSKMVNEYAATKWEAEQQVLRQHSATFKTIALRPRAIIGAEDSVIFPRLLKAYESGRLKIIGNGQNTVDLTTVRNVIEAVVCALHAPAEAYGQAYNITNGEPVKLWEEINFLLQQLHLTPVTQRVPLGIADAFARWLELKAKWTDGPEPTLTRYGIGVLAHSLTMDISKARKLLNYHPVQTTREGIVEFIEWYRNQLP; encoded by the coding sequence ATGCAAAAAATCGTTGTTACCGGAGCATCAGGATTTTTGGGCGGATGCTTGTTAAAGTACCTTACAGAAAATAAAGGTTTTGGAGAGGTAGTGGGAACCGGCCGACGCACCGAACGAAAATCGGAATTTGAGCGATTGAGCTGTCGCTACCAAGCCGGTGATTTACTGGACGTTGATTTTTGTAACTCACTGCTGACCGGAGCTGACGCCGTGGTGCATTGTGCGGCGCTGTCGGCACCGTGGGGAAAACGGGAAGAATTTGTAAAAGCAAACAGTACCGCTACCCTAAACCTATTGAATGCCGCCCGAAAAGCAGGCGTCAAAACGTTCGTTTTTATCTCTACGCCGAGCATTTATTATACTTCCCGGCACCGGTTCAATGTGTCGGAAAGTGAGCCGTTGCCTTCCAAAATGGTAAACGAATATGCCGCCACCAAATGGGAAGCGGAACAGCAGGTCTTACGTCAACATTCCGCCACATTCAAAACCATTGCCCTGCGTCCGCGTGCCATTATCGGAGCAGAAGATTCAGTCATTTTTCCCAGATTACTGAAAGCCTATGAAAGCGGACGGCTCAAAATCATTGGCAATGGACAAAATACCGTTGATCTAACCACCGTTCGCAATGTGATTGAGGCCGTAGTCTGTGCCCTGCATGCACCGGCCGAGGCGTATGGACAGGCCTACAACATCACCAACGGCGAGCCCGTTAAGCTTTGGGAGGAAATTAATTTCTTATTGCAACAACTTCACCTGACTCCCGTTACGCAACGGGTACCTTTGGGAATCGCCGATGCATTTGCCCGATGGTTGGAACTGAAAGCCAAATGGACAGATGGCCCCGAGCCAACGCTTACCCGTTATGGTATTGGTGTGTTGGCGCACTCCCTGACGATGGATATTTCCAAAGCCCGGAAATTACTGAATTATCACCCTGTACAAACCACTCGGGAAGGCATTGTCGAGTTTATTGAATGGTATCGAAACCAACTGCCGTAA
- a CDS encoding ELWxxDGT repeat protein, producing MYKIVHWWDFVGNKSLLRRKLHAFFYSCMVFLAGVGYAQAPILLKDINTLPDPILTGTTLGSDPRFLINHKNTVYFTAKEKGAALGLWKSNGTANGTVKVTDLPGSAYGLTSAGNFLFFAADQPGVGYELWRSNGTTAETVRVKDIYPGSFGSMPEGFTNVNGTLYFVATNAANGSELWKSDGTEVGTVLVKDIVTGAAGSNPQGLTNVNGVLYFVADDGINGFELWKSDGTAAGTTMVLDINAGKTGSAPQYLTVVNGVLYFIANNGVNGYELWRSNGTPAGTVLVRDIRGGSASSMPQFLTDFKGSLYFSANNGLNGYELWKSDGTESGTVLVADIQAGGAGGNPQYLKNIRGTLYFSATHGSSGRELWKSDGTAAGTVIVRNIAPGGDWSNSNPLFFTDGKGIVYFTANDGEKGTELWKTDGKEEGTAALTELRSGPAGSGVSNMLAIEDTVFFAADDGKKGSEIWKIVPCATVDLTSTDTVICHKGPYSLPEMVRNSRDFASMVWRQGSLTGAIVSNPEMVMLTAATTDFYVTAQMASGCISTAKVTVTTIPYPERVGSLYVLLEGAYQKSAGAMSTLLNQKGLLPGQTPINGLATASRQPYYSAPWFYEGTETMNPYPSSATDWILVSLRTAQNDPATTVFKAAAILLKDGSSVVKGCPGKLKNSTNYYIAVEHRNHIGIVSGKPILFINNAFFYDFSTQQSYIPSGIASIGQKQSENRYMMYAGDFQKSVPAAINANDITIWKQQNGQFGRYAAADANLDGEVNALDQILWIVNNGLFTGVRF from the coding sequence ATGTACAAAATTGTTCATTGGTGGGATTTTGTGGGTAATAAGTCATTGTTGAGACGGAAATTACACGCTTTTTTTTACAGTTGTATGGTGTTTTTGGCGGGAGTGGGCTATGCCCAGGCCCCCATTCTTCTTAAAGATATCAATACACTTCCTGATCCCATTCTCACCGGAACAACTTTAGGCAGTGATCCGCGCTTTTTAATTAATCATAAAAACACGGTGTACTTCACAGCCAAAGAAAAAGGTGCTGCCCTTGGACTTTGGAAATCAAACGGCACTGCAAACGGAACCGTCAAAGTGACTGATTTGCCGGGGTCTGCATATGGCTTAACGAGTGCCGGAAACTTCCTTTTTTTCGCAGCAGACCAACCGGGTGTTGGGTATGAACTTTGGCGGTCAAACGGAACGACTGCCGAAACGGTCCGGGTAAAAGATATTTATCCGGGAAGCTTCGGCAGTATGCCGGAGGGCTTTACGAATGTGAATGGGACTCTTTATTTTGTCGCTACAAACGCCGCCAACGGAAGTGAACTTTGGAAGTCAGACGGTACTGAGGTGGGTACTGTATTGGTAAAAGATATCGTAACCGGGGCAGCGGGCAGCAATCCGCAGGGGCTGACTAATGTCAATGGGGTGCTGTATTTTGTGGCTGATGATGGAATAAATGGTTTTGAATTGTGGAAATCTGACGGAACGGCCGCCGGCACAACCATGGTGTTGGATATCAACGCCGGAAAAACGGGAAGTGCACCGCAGTATCTCACGGTGGTGAATGGTGTTCTGTATTTTATTGCCAATAACGGTGTAAATGGATATGAGCTATGGAGATCGAACGGAACGCCTGCCGGTACTGTACTGGTCAGGGATATTCGAGGAGGCTCTGCAAGTTCTATGCCTCAATTTTTAACGGATTTTAAAGGCTCGCTGTATTTTTCCGCCAACAATGGCCTGAATGGGTATGAATTGTGGAAATCTGACGGGACTGAATCCGGAACTGTACTGGTAGCAGATATACAGGCAGGCGGTGCGGGCGGCAACCCGCAGTATCTGAAAAATATACGCGGGACGTTGTATTTTTCGGCAACCCACGGAAGTTCCGGCCGTGAGCTTTGGAAATCGGACGGAACGGCCGCCGGTACTGTCATAGTTCGGAATATTGCACCCGGAGGAGACTGGTCCAACAGTAATCCGCTGTTTTTTACGGATGGGAAAGGGATTGTTTACTTTACGGCCAACGATGGCGAAAAAGGTACTGAACTTTGGAAAACTGATGGAAAAGAAGAGGGAACCGCCGCGCTTACCGAACTGAGATCAGGCCCCGCAGGCAGCGGAGTAAGCAACATGTTAGCCATCGAAGACACTGTATTTTTTGCGGCAGACGATGGAAAAAAAGGAAGTGAAATATGGAAAATTGTGCCTTGTGCCACTGTCGATCTGACGTCGACAGATACGGTTATTTGTCATAAAGGACCTTATTCATTGCCTGAAATGGTGCGTAATTCCCGTGATTTTGCAAGCATGGTTTGGCGTCAGGGCAGTTTGACGGGCGCTATTGTGAGTAATCCTGAAATGGTAATGCTAACGGCTGCTACCACCGATTTTTATGTGACGGCACAGATGGCATCGGGGTGTATCAGTACCGCAAAAGTGACTGTTACGACCATTCCGTATCCCGAAAGGGTGGGCAGTTTGTATGTTCTGTTGGAGGGGGCCTATCAAAAAAGTGCAGGCGCTATGTCAACATTGCTGAATCAAAAAGGGCTTTTGCCCGGTCAGACGCCTATTAACGGTTTGGCAACTGCCTCAAGGCAGCCCTATTATAGCGCTCCCTGGTTTTATGAAGGAACCGAAACGATGAATCCCTATCCTTCAAGCGCAACAGACTGGATACTGGTATCGTTGCGTACTGCTCAAAACGATCCTGCCACTACGGTTTTTAAAGCGGCGGCTATATTGCTGAAAGACGGTTCAAGCGTGGTGAAAGGATGTCCGGGTAAATTGAAAAATTCCACTAATTACTACATAGCTGTCGAACACCGCAATCACATAGGCATCGTTTCCGGAAAACCGATATTATTTATCAACAATGCCTTTTTTTATGACTTCAGCACTCAGCAGTCTTATATCCCTTCGGGAATCGCTTCCATTGGACAAAAACAAAGCGAGAACCGATATATGATGTACGCGGGAGATTTTCAAAAGTCTGTACCGGCGGCCATAAATGCCAATGATATAACAATATGGAAACAACAAAACGGGCAATTCGGTCGCTATGCAGCGGCAGATGCCAATCTCGATGGTGAAGTGAATGCACTCGACCAGATCCTTTGGATAGTGAACAATGGCCTCTTTACGGGAGTTCGGTTTTAA
- a CDS encoding alpha/beta hydrolase: MSNSYASLALELTTPVDDERPVYIAGNFCEWFPDIERFKMQKVEPGKYRFQFPPDFLFDQPLEYKYTRGGWDQVELDSFGEAPQNRKIRTKGTAQKDFVPHWRKDGRAFDVRYVPTVETVSEHFEIPQLGRKRRVRVLLPHDYYTSSKSYPVIYLQDGQNLFEDGSVYGNWEIDKRMAILAGQGKGSLIVVAIDHADEDRLHEFAPYANPKFGKGSGKKYANFIVRTLKPYIDKKYRTRPERQFTGIGGSSMGGLISIYAGLMYPEVLGRLMIFSPSLWVSEKIYFDAIEFFNPMETKIYVYAGGKEGRFMVPSTERLKEAIERQGWTPNRLRVKLSVDPKGEHTETRWGKEFPRAIEWLFFETP, from the coding sequence ATGAGTAACAGTTATGCGTCTTTAGCGCTTGAGTTGACGACTCCCGTCGACGATGAGCGTCCGGTTTATATTGCGGGAAATTTTTGTGAATGGTTTCCGGACATCGAACGATTTAAAATGCAAAAAGTGGAGCCCGGTAAGTACAGGTTTCAATTTCCGCCCGATTTTTTGTTTGACCAACCTCTTGAATACAAGTATACGCGCGGCGGGTGGGATCAGGTAGAGCTGGATTCGTTTGGCGAGGCCCCGCAAAATCGTAAGATACGGACCAAAGGAACTGCCCAAAAAGATTTTGTGCCCCATTGGCGAAAAGACGGACGGGCGTTTGATGTGCGTTATGTACCTACGGTCGAGACCGTTTCAGAGCACTTTGAGATTCCGCAATTAGGACGAAAGCGCCGTGTCCGGGTATTGCTCCCGCACGATTATTATACTTCTTCCAAATCCTATCCGGTCATTTATCTTCAGGATGGGCAAAACCTGTTTGAGGATGGGTCGGTCTACGGCAATTGGGAAATAGACAAGCGAATGGCTATATTGGCCGGGCAGGGAAAAGGAAGCCTCATCGTTGTGGCCATTGACCATGCCGATGAGGACCGTTTGCATGAGTTTGCTCCGTATGCCAATCCTAAATTCGGGAAAGGGTCCGGGAAAAAATACGCCAATTTTATTGTACGGACCCTAAAACCATACATTGATAAAAAATACCGTACGCGCCCTGAACGTCAGTTTACCGGTATCGGCGGCAGCTCAATGGGCGGCCTGATCAGCATTTATGCGGGCCTGATGTACCCTGAAGTGCTCGGCCGTTTGATGATTTTTTCGCCTTCGTTGTGGGTTTCGGAAAAAATATACTTCGACGCCATTGAGTTTTTTAATCCGATGGAAACGAAGATTTATGTATACGCGGGCGGCAAAGAAGGGCGATTTATGGTACCAAGTACCGAGCGCCTGAAAGAGGCCATTGAACGGCAGGGATGGACGCCCAATCGCCTCCGGGTAAAGCTCTCCGTAGACCCCAAAGGAGAGCACACCGAAACCCGTTGGGGAAAAGAATTTCCGCGTGCCATTGAATGGCTATTTTTTGAAACACCCTGA
- a CDS encoding DUF3857 domain-containing protein codes for MFLIRNSARFTLLPLWVVCLHLTAGWAQPKVNLTQLKARFPNDEMAYLNRSEQVTVDLINGALQIEVLHREDRIFLDERASVWADERIYFSDAFQEIKDLEAISYVPEKAGFKRTPVTDFKTERPSPGGGIFFDDMQVKKFTFPGARQGGIGTVSYRERIKNPYMLSGFVFGNYVPVVNSDFSVTFPASVKIAYKTYGDMKGITFQQTTLNGKTTYVWKAQNLKASPLETESPSLRYYAPQVLLFIESYTVDGKTTEVLGDVRKLFNYYKSLVKDLNKQPNAPLQALTDSLTRGKTELEKIKSIYYWVQDHVKYIAFEEGLGGFVPRQAADVCQKRYGDCKDMASLTSTMLNLAGIPAHLVWIGTRDIPYKYVENPSMSVDNHMIAAIKRDGEWQFLDATDDRIDFGLPTSHIQGKEAMIMTSEDKYEIVPVPVVPAAQNFRRDSIVLSLDGKTLKGKGTLVFEGLWKTSVKSAVQYRSEPQRDEYYKTILSRGSNKSTLEKRTISGMNQRDVPLQLDYSFRVPDYVQEAAGELFINPHLTRPWAEKRQEETRKNDWKHEFAHQYETIEILPVPAGYEVSYLPENKSFTNPDFGFNFSYEQRNGQIIVRSSLKLATLLVKKSSFPEWNKMVAALNEAYSEVISLKKK; via the coding sequence ATGTTTTTGATCCGAAACTCAGCTCGCTTTACCCTCCTGCCGCTGTGGGTTGTCTGCCTGCACCTGACCGCCGGCTGGGCACAGCCAAAAGTGAACTTGACGCAGCTGAAAGCCCGGTTTCCCAATGACGAAATGGCTTACCTGAATCGCTCGGAACAGGTGACGGTAGATTTGATCAACGGGGCATTACAAATAGAGGTACTGCACCGGGAAGACCGTATCTTTTTGGATGAGCGTGCCAGCGTTTGGGCTGATGAGCGCATTTACTTTTCGGATGCTTTTCAGGAAATCAAAGACTTAGAGGCCATTTCGTACGTGCCCGAAAAAGCAGGATTCAAACGTACTCCCGTCACCGACTTCAAAACCGAGCGCCCCAGCCCCGGCGGCGGCATTTTCTTTGACGATATGCAGGTCAAAAAATTCACGTTTCCCGGAGCCAGGCAGGGAGGGATCGGCACGGTTTCGTACCGAGAGCGTATCAAAAACCCGTATATGCTTTCCGGATTTGTGTTTGGCAACTACGTACCGGTCGTCAACAGCGACTTTTCCGTAACGTTCCCGGCTTCGGTCAAAATCGCCTATAAAACCTACGGCGATATGAAAGGTATCACCTTCCAACAAACCACGCTGAACGGCAAAACCACTTACGTCTGGAAAGCCCAAAACCTGAAAGCCTCCCCGCTCGAAACCGAATCGCCTTCACTGCGGTATTATGCGCCGCAGGTGCTGTTGTTTATTGAAAGCTACACCGTCGACGGCAAAACGACGGAGGTACTTGGCGATGTCCGGAAACTCTTCAATTATTATAAAAGCCTGGTCAAAGACCTCAATAAGCAACCCAACGCCCCTTTACAGGCCCTGACCGACTCCCTGACACGGGGCAAGACCGAATTGGAAAAGATAAAGTCGATCTATTATTGGGTACAGGACCATGTCAAATACATTGCTTTTGAAGAAGGTTTGGGCGGTTTTGTACCGCGTCAGGCAGCGGATGTATGCCAAAAACGCTACGGAGATTGTAAAGATATGGCCAGTCTGACGTCGACCATGCTCAATTTGGCCGGCATCCCGGCACATCTGGTGTGGATCGGCACACGTGATATTCCCTACAAATATGTGGAAAACCCTTCCATGAGTGTGGATAACCACATGATCGCGGCCATCAAACGTGATGGAGAATGGCAATTTTTGGATGCCACCGACGACCGTATTGATTTTGGCCTGCCCACTTCGCACATTCAGGGCAAAGAAGCCATGATCATGACCTCCGAAGACAAATACGAGATCGTGCCCGTACCTGTTGTACCCGCCGCTCAAAACTTCCGACGCGACTCTATTGTGTTATCACTCGACGGCAAAACGCTGAAGGGTAAAGGCACGCTGGTCTTTGAAGGGTTATGGAAAACATCCGTCAAATCGGCGGTCCAATACCGCTCCGAACCACAGCGGGACGAATACTACAAAACCATTTTGAGCCGGGGTTCCAATAAATCTACTTTGGAAAAACGTACCATTTCGGGTATGAACCAACGGGATGTGCCGCTGCAGTTGGACTATAGCTTTCGGGTACCGGACTATGTACAGGAAGCAGCAGGAGAATTGTTCATTAACCCTCACCTGACACGTCCGTGGGCGGAAAAAAGGCAGGAAGAAACGCGTAAAAATGACTGGAAACACGAGTTTGCCCATCAATACGAAACCATAGAGATACTGCCGGTGCCTGCCGGTTATGAGGTTTCGTATTTGCCGGAAAACAAATCTTTTACCAACCCTGATTTTGGTTTTAATTTCAGTTACGAACAAAGAAACGGACAAATCATTGTTCGTTCAAGCCTGAAGCTTGCTACTCTGCTGGTCAAGAAATCGAGCTTCCCCGAATGGAACAAAATGGTCGCGGCCCTCAATGAAGCGTACAGTGAAGTGATTTCGTTGAAAAAGAAATAA
- a CDS encoding YgiQ family radical SAM protein — protein MIERPITDWLPLTKKEVEKRGWDEVDVVLVSGDAYVDHPAFGTAVIGRIMESEGFRVAVVAQPNWKDDLRDFKKFGRPKYFFGVTAGCMDSMVNHYTANKRLRSNDSYTPGGEAGFRPDYATTVYSNILKELYPDVPVLIGGIEASLRRVTHYDYWKDQLMPTILADSKADLLVYGMGEQPLRELLKLVREGVPLNTIRNVNQIAYLQDAEAELPSDKGWETVELASHEVCLQDKIKYAANFKIVEVESNKWQANRIIQRVGDKTLVINPPFKIMDEKEIDASFDLPYTRLPHPKYKTRGTIPAYEMIKFSINMHRGCFGGCSFCTISAHQGKFIASRSEKSIMKEVEEVTKHPEFKGYISDLGGPSANMYRMKGKDESICARCTSPSCIHPVICSNLDTSHKPITELYKKVDAHPKVKKAFVGSGIRYDLLVDDFNKNNKDNNHDEYMEQLITRHVSGRLKVAPEHTSDDTLRVMRKPSFKYFKLFKQKYDKISDKHNLNQPLIPYFISSHPGCEEADMANLAAETKDLGFRLEQVQDFTPTPMTVAEVIYYSGVHPYTLKPVFTAKTKEEKLNQNRFFFWYKPEFRSLIRSRLNKLKRPDLADRLLSNPKKQETRVEKKMGKKR, from the coding sequence ATGATAGAAAGACCCATCACCGACTGGTTGCCCCTGACAAAAAAAGAGGTTGAAAAAAGAGGCTGGGACGAAGTAGACGTGGTGTTGGTATCGGGCGATGCCTACGTGGACCATCCTGCCTTTGGCACGGCCGTGATCGGTCGTATCATGGAAAGCGAAGGCTTTAGAGTGGCCGTGGTCGCCCAACCCAACTGGAAAGATGATTTACGGGATTTTAAAAAATTCGGTCGACCCAAATACTTTTTCGGTGTTACGGCGGGCTGTATGGATTCGATGGTGAATCACTACACAGCCAACAAACGCCTGCGCTCCAATGATTCGTACACGCCGGGCGGTGAGGCGGGGTTCCGCCCGGACTATGCCACCACGGTCTATTCCAATATCTTAAAAGAGCTCTACCCCGATGTACCGGTACTCATCGGAGGGATCGAGGCTTCGCTGCGGCGCGTGACGCACTATGACTACTGGAAAGATCAATTGATGCCTACCATTTTGGCAGATTCCAAAGCTGATCTGCTGGTATATGGTATGGGTGAGCAACCCCTGCGCGAGTTGTTGAAACTGGTGCGGGAAGGCGTGCCCCTGAATACTATTCGCAATGTGAATCAAATCGCGTATTTGCAGGATGCGGAGGCTGAGCTTCCAAGTGATAAAGGTTGGGAAACGGTTGAGTTGGCGAGCCATGAGGTGTGTTTGCAGGATAAAATCAAGTACGCTGCCAATTTTAAGATCGTAGAAGTGGAGTCCAATAAATGGCAGGCCAACCGAATCATCCAGAGGGTAGGAGATAAGACGCTCGTGATTAATCCGCCGTTTAAGATCATGGACGAGAAAGAGATCGATGCGTCGTTTGATCTGCCTTATACGCGCTTGCCGCACCCCAAATACAAGACGCGCGGCACGATTCCGGCGTACGAGATGATCAAGTTTTCCATCAACATGCACCGGGGCTGTTTTGGCGGGTGCAGTTTCTGTACCATCTCAGCGCACCAGGGAAAGTTCATCGCGTCGCGGAGTGAGAAGTCGATCATGAAAGAAGTGGAAGAGGTAACCAAACACCCTGAATTTAAGGGGTATATCTCCGATTTGGGCGGCCCGTCGGCCAATATGTACCGCATGAAAGGCAAGGACGAGTCCATTTGTGCGCGTTGTACCAGTCCGAGCTGTATTCACCCGGTGATTTGTTCCAATCTGGATACTTCCCATAAACCCATTACGGAACTCTACAAAAAGGTTGACGCGCATCCGAAGGTGAAGAAAGCCTTTGTGGGTTCGGGCATTCGGTACGATCTGTTGGTGGATGATTTCAACAAAAACAACAAAGACAACAACCACGACGAGTACATGGAGCAGCTGATTACGCGCCATGTGTCGGGCCGTCTGAAGGTAGCGCCGGAGCATACCTCGGACGATACGCTGCGCGTAATGCGGAAGCCGTCGTTCAAGTACTTTAAGCTTTTTAAGCAGAAATACGATAAGATTTCCGATAAGCACAACTTGAACCAGCCGCTGATCCCGTATTTTATTTCGTCGCATCCGGGTTGTGAAGAAGCCGACATGGCCAATTTGGCGGCGGAGACCAAAGACCTGGGCTTCCGATTGGAGCAGGTGCAGGATTTTACCCCTACCCCTATGACGGTGGCGGAGGTGATCTACTATTCGGGTGTTCATCCCTACACGTTGAAGCCGGTCTTTACCGCCAAGACCAAAGAAGAAAAACTCAACCAAAATCGCTTTTTCTTCTGGTACAAGCCTGAGTTCAGAAGCCTCATCCGCAGTCGCCTAAACAAACTGAAGCGCCCCGACCTGGCCGACCGCCTGTTGAGTAATCCTAAAAAGCAGGAAACACGGGTCGAAAAGAAAATGGGAAAAAAGAGATAG
- a CDS encoding DEAD/DEAH box helicase, which translates to MEVLFDSLGLSEEILKAVTEMGFTKPSPIQAEAIPSLLEGRDVLGQAQTGTGKTAAFGIPALEKVDISDKRTQVLMLCPTRELAVQVTEELRRIAKYKKGLKLETVYGGDSIERQIRSLKIGAQIVVGTPGRVMDLIERKALKLDFVNYVVLDEADEMLDMGFREDIDTILESVPDERQTVLFSATMSKPIMGIAQKFQEDPVQIKITRKEVTNENIEQTYFEVKQRGKIEVTCRVLDAYDLKQVIIFCNTKRKVDEVTEELSSKGYSVESLHGDLRQTQRNQVMAKFRSGAANILVATDVAARGIDVSGIDAVINFDLPLDEEYYVHRIGRTGRAGLTGKALTLVAKDEKYRLRQIETYTKVKIDKGVIPTFEDIVGVRKARFISQVEEAVSTGDLDLYEDMLGMLHHTTGLTTEQIVAALVKINMGVQKSEFADNDLAWDADRRPTERGFEKRGRFEDRGGRGEERGSGRFGDRGGDRGPRDGGAPKRNEPGMVRLFVSVGRKDRVQPRDIVGAIAGEAGIPGRVIGSIDIFDAYSFVDVPERDARKVVEAMSGNTIKGKMVNIEVAR; encoded by the coding sequence ATGGAAGTACTTTTTGATTCATTAGGCCTTTCGGAAGAAATTCTGAAAGCAGTAACAGAAATGGGTTTTACTAAACCCTCACCCATTCAGGCAGAAGCGATCCCCTCCCTTTTAGAAGGTCGTGACGTATTGGGACAGGCCCAGACAGGAACCGGCAAAACAGCCGCCTTCGGTATTCCTGCCCTTGAAAAAGTCGATATCTCAGACAAGCGTACCCAAGTATTAATGTTGTGTCCTACCCGTGAGTTGGCCGTACAGGTAACCGAAGAGTTGCGTCGTATTGCCAAATATAAAAAAGGGTTGAAATTGGAAACCGTTTATGGCGGTGATTCTATTGAGCGTCAGATCCGTTCGTTGAAAATAGGCGCTCAGATTGTGGTCGGAACACCCGGCCGTGTTATGGACCTTATTGAGCGTAAAGCACTTAAGCTCGATTTTGTTAATTATGTAGTATTGGATGAAGCCGACGAAATGCTTGATATGGGCTTTCGTGAAGATATAGATACCATTCTGGAAAGCGTGCCCGATGAGCGCCAAACGGTGTTGTTTTCGGCCACGATGTCGAAGCCGATCATGGGCATTGCCCAGAAATTTCAGGAAGATCCCGTCCAGATCAAAATTACGCGGAAGGAAGTTACCAACGAAAATATTGAGCAAACGTATTTTGAAGTAAAACAACGGGGCAAAATCGAAGTGACCTGCCGTGTATTGGATGCGTATGATCTGAAGCAGGTAATTATATTCTGTAACACCAAGCGCAAAGTAGACGAAGTAACCGAAGAACTCTCTTCCAAAGGCTATTCGGTCGAAAGTTTGCACGGCGATCTGCGCCAAACACAACGGAATCAGGTAATGGCTAAATTCCGTTCAGGAGCCGCCAATATCCTCGTGGCCACCGACGTAGCCGCTCGCGGTATCGACGTATCGGGCATTGATGCCGTTATCAACTTTGACTTACCGCTTGATGAAGAATACTATGTGCACCGTATCGGCCGTACCGGTCGTGCCGGTCTGACGGGGAAGGCGCTGACGTTGGTCGCTAAAGATGAAAAATATCGTTTGCGCCAAATCGAGACCTATACCAAAGTAAAAATCGACAAGGGCGTTATTCCGACCTTTGAAGACATCGTAGGTGTACGCAAAGCCCGTTTTATTTCGCAGGTAGAAGAAGCGGTTTCGACCGGCGATCTGGATCTGTACGAAGATATGCTGGGCATGTTGCATCATACCACCGGCCTCACTACGGAGCAGATCGTGGCCGCTTTGGTCAAAATCAACATGGGTGTTCAGAAAAGCGAATTTGCCGACAATGATCTGGCATGGGACGCTGATCGTCGCCCGACGGAAAGAGGTTTTGAAAAACGCGGACGTTTTGAAGACCGTGGCGGCAGAGGCGAAGAGCGTGGCTCAGGCCGCTTCGGCGACCGTGGCGGCGACAGAGGGCCCCGTGACGGTGGGGCTCCCAAGCGCAACGAACCCGGTATGGTTCGCCTGTTTGTGAGCGTTGGTCGCAAAGACCGCGTTCAGCCCCGCGACATCGTAGGGGCCATTGCCGGCGAGGCGGGTATTCCCGGCCGTGTGATCGGATCAATCGATATTTTTGATGCGTACTCGTTTGTGGATGTTCCCGAGCGCGACGCCCGCAAAGTGGTGGAAGCCATGAGCGGCAATACCATCAAAGGTAAAATGGTCAATATCGAAGTGGCACGATAA
- a CDS encoding cell division ATP-binding protein FtsE, giving the protein MTAFSSEPIIQLEKTDIYQNGNKLVLADVNFVINKGDFVFLIGRTGSGKSSLLKTLYADLWLESGTGTVVGYQLQKLRQADVPFLRRKIGIVFQDFQLFFDRTVEENLEFVLRATGWTDKATIKNRISEVLMQVGLGTLQKKMPHQLSGGEQQRVVIARAMLNEPQILLADEPTGNLDPEVGEQIMQVFQSINTAGTAILMATHNYDFLKKYPARVLKCEAGSVTEV; this is encoded by the coding sequence ATGACTGCTTTTTCATCTGAACCGATCATTCAACTCGAAAAAACCGATATTTATCAAAACGGCAATAAGCTGGTGTTGGCCGATGTAAACTTCGTGATCAACAAAGGCGATTTCGTATTTCTGATCGGACGCACGGGAAGCGGCAAGAGCTCTCTGCTCAAAACACTCTATGCAGACCTGTGGCTGGAGTCGGGAACGGGAACGGTAGTGGGGTATCAGTTGCAGAAGCTCAGGCAGGCCGATGTGCCTTTTTTACGTCGTAAGATCGGAATCGTATTTCAGGACTTTCAATTGTTTTTTGACCGTACGGTAGAAGAAAACCTTGAGTTTGTGCTTCGCGCGACCGGCTGGACGGATAAAGCCACCATCAAGAACAGGATCTCGGAAGTATTGATGCAGGTAGGTTTGGGAACATTGCAAAAAAAAATGCCGCACCAACTCTCCGGCGGCGAACAGCAGCGGGTGGTGATTGCTCGAGCCATGCTCAACGAGCCTCAGATTCTGCTGGCAGATGAGCCCACCGGAAACCTTGACCCGGAAGTGGGCGAACAGATCATGCAGGTGTTTCAAAGTATCAACACCGCAGGCACCGCGATTCTGATGGCAACCCACAACTATGACTTCCTGAAAAAATACCCGGCGCGGGTCCTGAAGTGCGAAGCAGGAAGTGTCACCGAAGTATAA